One window of Oreochromis niloticus isolate F11D_XX linkage group LG23, O_niloticus_UMD_NMBU, whole genome shotgun sequence genomic DNA carries:
- the LOC100702585 gene encoding thymosin beta-12 — protein MSDKPDLAEVEKFDKSKLKKTETQEKNPLPTKETIEQEKQATS, from the exons ATGAGCGACAAGCCCGACCTTGCAGAGGTGGAGAAGTTCGACAAGTCCAAGCTGAAGAAGACAGAGACGCAGGAGAAGAATCCCCTGCCTACAAAAGAAA CCATCGAACAGGAGAAGCAAGCGACGTCGTGA